From Penicillium digitatum chromosome 5, complete sequence, one genomic window encodes:
- a CDS encoding DNA-directed RNA polymerase has protein sequence MQPPEGAQVDLGKAQVIDSVPKVIKELKFGVLTNDDIVGQAVVEVSDRKFFDLDQTRTVVANGPLDQRMGISNKTDACATCGNNLKDCNGHFGHVRLILPSFHVGYFKRVISILQEICKECSNILLPEAERRSYLREMRRPGLDNLRRTQIAKRINERCRKTRECTYCGAINGVVKKTGTSALKITHDKFRAFNVSVSVKKQTPISKDVFDNSFLEARGANPDVEKHFKKAQDDMNPLRVLKLFKKMSDSDCELIGMNPKEARPEMFLWQFIPAPPVCIRPSVGQDGASTEDDLTAKLGDIVQSNINLKNALLKGAPVQTIMECWDYMQLQIAVYINSDVPGLNKADLGKPIRGFVQRLKGKQGRFRGNLSGKRVDFSGRTVISPDPNLRVDEVAVPELVAKNMTYPELVTRYNKEKLQQRICNGSNKWPGANLIVKKGTGFRQMLKYSNTQRMADALQEGDLVERHLEDGDIVLFNRQPSLHKLSILSHFAKIRPHRTFRLNECVCNPYNADFDGDEMNLHVPQTEEARAEAMELMGVKNNLATPKNGEPIISAIQDFISAAYVLSSKDNFFDRASFTQICLYMLGPETRFDLPPPSVLKPQMMWTGKQVFNILMRPNSSDPVMVNLDAACREFKMPKDGRPKDLDPNDGWLVIRNSEVMCGVMDKSTIGSGKKDNVFYIMLRDFGPPAAAEGMNRLSKLSARWFTNIGFSIGIGDVYPSAGLVQSKNDLVEAAYSQCDEVIAKYKAGTLEKYPGCDELQTMENQISGILSKVRQQAGDECIKQLSKYNSPLIMATSGSKGSSINVSQMVALVGQQIIGGQRVQDGFQDRTLPHFPKNARQPPSKGFVRNSFFSGLEPPEFIFHAMSGREGLVDTAVKTAETGYMSRRLMKSLEDLSSMYDDTVRNSSAAIVQFQYGDDKLDPVDMEGKAKPVHFDRTFIHSESTTYNNDERSLLPKEIMEVCEQMLSKERAKLNRKDLLGNDLAYMDRSDHGIDQFESARDFLDSIQEYVQKRADKLISRGGDFDPSDQRSRKGLDHTGKLTDTTLRAFITACLLKYKKAQVEPGHAVGAVGAQSIGEPGTQMTLKTFHFAGVAGMSITQGVPRIKEIINASKEISTPVVACELVNKESTIAARIVKGRIEKTFLSDVIRSITEVWSPDEAYLKVVLNWKTIEDLALEITTPQIVEAIKTNKRFKGSDLKFSCKQASIKVHMDLDPASKAGLSKTEIAATSVDPFLRLKHLKRILPNIQILGHPRATRAIIRTDETSTTNTLLVEGYGLRECMTTMGVDGLRTRTNNIMEAREVLGVEAARSTIVVEISEVMKDMDIDPRHMQLLADVMTYKGEVLGITRFGLAKMRDSVLQLASFEKTADHLFDAGGLGRTDLIEGVSECIIMGKTVSLGTGAMEVVRKLNFYQGQIGPRKTVFEDAWTEHCEAPLTRRPKRKVR, from the exons ATGCAGCCTCCAGAGGGTGCGCAGGTAGACCTGGGCAAGGCCCAGGTTATTGATAGCGTTCCTAAAGTGATCAAAGAACTGAAATTTGGTGTCTT AACCAACGATGACATTGTCGGCCAAGCAGTGGTGGAAGTTTCAGACCGAAAATTTTTCGACTTGGACCAGACGCGAACGGTCGTTGCAAATGGACCTCTCGACCAGCGCATGGGTATCTCGAACAAAACTGATGCTTGCGCAACATGTGGAAACAACCTCAAGGACTGCAATGGTCACTTTGGCCATGTGAGATTGATCTTGCCATCTTTCCACGTCGGTTATTTCAAGCGTGTCATCTCGATCCTCCAGGAAATTTGCAAGGAATGCTCAAATATTCTGCTCCCCGAGGCGGAGCGCCGTTCCTATCTTCGTGAAATGCGCCGACCGGGCCTTGATAACCTACGCAGAACGCAGATCGCAAAACGCATCAACGAACGGTGTCGGAAAACCCGTGAATGTACATACTGCGGAGCGATCAATGGGGTCGTAAAGAAGACCGGAACAAGTGCTCTGAAGATTACCCACGACAAGTTCCGTGCATTCAATGTCTCGGTTTCCGTCAAAAAGCAAACACCGATCAGCAAGGATGTCTTTGATAACTCCTTCCTCGAGGCAAGAGGCGCAAACCCGGACGTCGAAAAACACTTCAAAAAGGCGCAAGATGACATGAACCCCCTTCGCGTTCTTAAGCTATTTAAGAAAATGTCCGACTCTGACTGTGAATTGATTGGTATGAATCCCAAGGAGGCTCGTCCGGAGATGTTCCTATGGCAATTCATCCCAGCTCCACCGGTTTGCATTCGACCTTCAGTGGGACAAGATGGTGCATCTACGGAAGATGACTTGACCGCTAAGCTAGGTGATATTGTGCAGAGCAATATCAATCTTAAGAACGCTCTGCTCAAAGGTGCTCCAGTTCAAACAATCATGGAGTGCTGGGACTACATGCAGCTTCAAATTGCTGTCTACATCAACAGCGATGTGCCTGGACTTAACAAAGCCGATCTGGGAAAACCGATCCGAGGCTTCGTCCAACGCTTGAAGGGAAAGCAAGGTCGTTTCCGTGGAAATCTGTCAGGAAAACGTGTTGATTTCTCCGGGCGAACTGTCATCTCACCCGATCCAAACTTGCGAGTTGATGAGGTTGCTGTTCCTGAGCTGGTGGCAAAAAATATGACCTATCCTGAACTGGTGACCAGATACAACAAGGAAAAATTGCAGCAACGGATTTGCAACGGTAGCAACAAATGGCCCGGAGCGAACCTAATCGTCAAGAAAGGAACTGGATTCAGACAGATGTTGAAGTACAGCAATACTCAGCGGATGGCTGATGCGCTGCAAGAAGGTGATCTAGTTGAGCGTCATCTTGAAGATGGcgatattgtgctgttcaATCGACAACCTTCCCTCCACAAGCTCAGTATTCTATCTCATTTTGCCAAAATCCGCCCCCATAGGACTTTCCGATTGAACGAGTGTGTCTGCAACCCTTACAATGCCGATTTCGATGGAGATGAAATGAACCTTCACGTACCGCAGACTGAAGAAGCACGAGCAGAAGCGATGGAGCTCATGGGCGTGAAGAACAACCTGGCCACGCCCAAAAACGGAGAACCCATCATTTCTGCCATCCAAGATTTCATCAGTGCCGCCTACGTGTTGAGCAGCAAAGACAACTTCTTCGATCGTGCCTCCTTCACGCAAATCTGTCTCTATATGCTTGGCCCTGAAACGAGATTCGATCTCCCACCACCATCGGTTTTGAAGCCCCAGATGATGTGGACTGGCAAACAAGTCTTTAACATTCTTATGCGCCCGAACTCATCCGACCCCGTTATGGTCAACCTGGACGCCGCATGCCGTGAGTTCAAGATGCCCAAGGATGGTCGTCCCAAGGACTTGGATCCCAATGATGGCTGGCTAGTCATCCGCAACTCGGAGGTCATGTGTGGTGTGATGGATAAGTCTACGATTGGTTCTGGAAAGAAAGATAATGTTTTCTACATTATGCTCAGAGATTTTGgaccaccggcagcagccGAGGGCATGAACCGCCTGTCAAAACTGTCCGCCCGATGGTTCACCAACATCGGCTTTTCAATTGGTATTGGTGATGTCTACCCTAGTGCAGGCCTCGTTCAGTCGAAAAACGATCTTGTTGAGGCAGCTTACTCGCAGTGTGACGAAGTCATTGCCAAGTACAAAGCCGGCACTCTGGAGAAGTATCCTGGATGTGACGAATTGCAAACCATGGAGAACCAGATTTCCGGTATCCTCAGTAAGGTCCGTCAACAAGCTGGTGACGAGTGTATCAAGCAGCTGAGCAAATACAACTCTCCCCTGATTATGGCCACATCTGGATCCAAGGGTTCTAGTATCAACGTGTCCCAGATGGTTGCCCTTGTCGGTCAACAAATTATCGGTGGTCAGCGTGTACAGGACGGTTTCCAGGATCGTACTTTGCCACATTTCCCAAAGAACGCACGACAGCCTCCGTCGAAGGGATTCGTTCGCAACAGTTTCTTCTCAGGGCTGGAGCCCCCAGAGTTCATTTTCCACGCCATGTCTGGTCGTGAAGGTCTTGTCGATACAGCTGTCAAGACCGCCGAGACTGGTTACATGTCTCGGCGTCTGATGAAATCCCTCGAAGATCTGTCATCGATGTATGATGACACGGTCCGTAACTCGTCTGCTGCTATCGTTCAGTTCCAGTATGGTGATGACAAGTTGGATCCCGTGGACATGGAGGGTAAGGCTAAACCCGTCCACTTCGACCGAACATTCATTCACTCGGAATCCACTACGTACAACAATGACGAACGAAGCTTGTTACCGAAGGAAATTATGGAGGTCTGCGAACAGATGCTTTCAAAAGAACGTGCGAAGCTTAACCGCAAGGACTTGCTAGGCAATGACTTGGCGTACATGGACCGCAGCGATCACGGCATCGATCAGTTCGAAAGTGCTCGTGACTTCCTTGACTCTATCCAGGAATACGTGCAAAAGAGAGCCGACAAATTGATCTCTCGAGGTGGCGATTTCGACCCGTCCGACCAGCGGAGCCGCAAGGGCTTGGATCATACAGGTAAACTGACAGATACCACACTGCGGGCTTTTATCACTGCCTGTCTATTGAAATACAAGAAAGCCCAGGTCGAACCCGGCCACGCTGTGGGTGCCGTTGGTGCCCAGTCCATTGGTGAGCCCGGAACACAAATGACCCTGAAAACTTTCCATTTCGCCGGTGTCGCCGGAATGAGTATCACGCAAGGTGTCCCTCGTATTAAAGAAATTATCAACGCTTCAAAAGAGATCAGTACTCCCGTCGTGGCTTGTGAACTGGTCAACAAAGAAAGCACTATCGCAGCTCGTATTGTGAAAGGACGCATTGAAAAGACCTTCCTCAGCGACGTCATCCGCTCCATCACGGAGGTTTGGTCCCCTGATGAGGCTTACTTGAAGGTTGTTCTGAACTGGAAGACTATCGAGGATCTGGCGCTGGAGATCACGACGCCGCAGATCGTTGAAGCCATCAAGACCAACAAGCGATTCAAGGGCAGCGATCTTAAATTCTCGTGTAAGCAAGCCTCAATCAAGGTCCACATGGATCTTGATCCGGCGAGCAAGGCGGGTCTTTCCAAGACGGAGATTGCTGCCACCAGCGTTGATCCTTTCCTCCGCttaaagcatttgaagcgTATCCTTCCTAACATCCAAATCCTGGGTCACCCACGTGCCACTCGTGCTATTATCCGTACGGACGAGACCTCGACCACGAACACTTTACTCGTCGAAGGCTACGGATTGAGGGAGTGTATGACTACAATGGGTGTGGATGGTCTCCGCACCAGGACCAACAACATCATGGAGGCGCGAGAGGTTCTGGGTGTTGAAGCTGCTCGAAGCACAATCGTTGTCGAAATCAGTGAAGTCATGAAGGACATGGACATCGATCCTCGTCACATGCAGCTTCTGGCCGACGTGATGACCTACAAGGGTGAAGTGCTCGGTATCACACGTTTCGGTCTGGCCAAGATGCGTGACTCGGTGCTTCAGCTTGCTTCGTTCGAGAAGACCGCCGATCACCTTTTCGACGCCGGTGGCCTTGGTCGCACCGATCTCATTGAGGGTGTGTCGGAATGTATCATCATGGGCAAGACGGTGTCACTGGGTACAGGTGCTATGGAGGTTGTGCGTAAGCTGAACTTCTACCAAGGCCAGATTGGCCCACGAAAGACAGTCTTTGAAGATGCTTGGACTGAACATTGTGAGGCACCTTTGACAAGAAGACCCAAGAGGAAGGTCCGATGA
- a CDS encoding Aldo/keto reductase: MANLTLQSKHRLQSGYEIPVIGYGVYMIPSSATEKSTLEALHVGFRHIDSAIMYRNEKPCGNAILNSNLDRSQIFFTTKIPPGSMGYESTKQAISSSLREAAQEYFDLVLIHAPYGGKEARLGSWDALVEAQKAGTVRSIGVSNYGIHHLEELEAYILCGGGGQIDVGQYELHPWLDHSDIVEWLQKRKVVVEAYSPLAHGSRLAEPVLLSIGQKYGKTPAQVLIRWSLQMGFVPLPKSTTPKRIRENADVFDFELTAEDMKLLDTGEYSPTDWDPTVDED, encoded by the exons ATGGCAAACCTTACTCTTCAGTCAAAGCATCGACTACAGTCAGGATATGAGATCCCAGTTATAGGATATGGG GTGTACATGAT TCCATCATCCGCAACCGAGAAGTCTACCCTCGAAGCCTTGCACGTTGGATTCCGCCAT ATCGACTCGGCAATCATGTATCGCAACGAGAAGCCCTGTGGAAACGCAATTCTGAATTCCAATCTGGATCGATCACAGATCTTCTTTACGACCAAGATCCCGCCGGGATCCATGGGATACGAGTCAACCAAGCAAGCTATCAGTTCCAGTCTGCGAGAAGCGGCACAGGAATATTTTGACCT TGTTCTAATCCATGCACCCTACGGTGGCAAAGAAGCCCGTCTGGGTTCCTGGGATGCACTAGTGGAAGCCCAAAAGGCAGGCACAGTGAGATCCATCGGTGTCTCCAACTACGGCATCCACCACCTCGAAGAACTGGAGGCTTACATCCTGTGTGGTGGGGGTGGTCAGATCGATGTCGGTCAGTATGAGCTGCATCCGTGGCTGGATCATTCGGATATCGTGGAGTGGTTGCAGAAAAGGAAGGTTGTTGTTGAGGCGTATTCGCCTCTTGCACATGGAAGTCGGTTGGCGGAGCCTGTGTTGTTGTCGATCGGGCAGAAGTATGGGAAGACGCCGGCGCAAGTTTTGATTCGGTGGAGTTTGCAAATG GGATTCGTGCCTCTGCCCAAGTCTACTACGCCGAAGCGCATTCGGGAGAATGCCGATGTCTTTGACTTTGAGTTGACGGCTGAGGATATGAAGTTGCTTGATACGGGAGAGTACTCTCCCACAGATTGGGATCCGACTGTTGATGAGGATTGA
- a CDS encoding Translation elongation/initiation factor/Ribosomal, beta-barrel gives MEFGNPRIARKREIRTRAPTACQTCRLRKTRCDNTRPTCSYCAVQGVKCNYPETSPQQNQVGFDPGNPSNNEVLQRLNHIAGLLENFKSEGSTSSTRSLKEGFFELAMQNPSPVADSLLGSHPPSTSTGSVDDRGADNDPRVLYMASSGENMLRWPIFNKVITEAEKHIRSFLLDSLDNQPHSMQAPRQVGIGSFVDEIPRLCRKYFLLCHRRNPIVDLDSLDRYAKEVTVQGLGWDGPSCQVLLACALASCTSSKFVPLAEDMPANLDGLQAPPMSDANLDLAETYFHAAKQRFGFLHTSPTDIQCFLLAGSYHRHVIRPLQAWFCYQQASCRLEVRLRSLCREQWTADDNYHNLESRLYWSCIQAEHEMQSELPLWSSGLESLGYSDPFPKFSRRSPSSFDQMEEDQDFAVRPGLELDGTEEEKGWKFYIGSICNRRTTNDIVSDMWRQGEKGWTKDIPDLLRKTMDAERVVTSWYQISLGGIQSAKDNPDLRFFFRGRYHMALERIYRPAFYLAMHFQGMPTFIKKNNPIWAEVFHLAQRAIENCVTLIPSYWYQFRHEWIWNVVRASFACAVHILGAVLYQLEASRDPIKYTTGCPPKIRPTTTFSSSLQHFSTSSHSTSQRLLSNFLTMEEYKPPPLPSPFNHTTPPPTLLTQGAEAHLYKTISLNPSIPAALKIRPSKPYRHPILDRRLTRSRITSEARCLAKLVRDGVSVPALLALDWEGHGGLEGGWGGAWLMMEWIDGPVVRVVLEQWEAWMKQNQGSLDESQIENEEARVRGLLRKMGAAIGVLHKAGVVHGDLTTSNLMLRQSADASDAVDGAGSPSMEGDVVLIDFGLASQSNQDEDRAVDLYVLERAIGSTHPRSEPMFDALISGYRDSYKGALSALKRLEDVRMRGRKRSMLG, from the exons ATGGAGTTTGGCAACCCAAGAATCGCTAGGAAGCGGGAGATCCGAACACGAGCCCCGACAGCCTGTCAGACCTGTCGGCTACGCAAGACTCGATGTGACAATACCAGGCCGACCTGTAGCTACTGCGCCGTGCAGGGAGTGAAGTGCAACTACCCCGAAACATCGCCACAGCAGAACCA AGTTGGGTTTGACCCCGGGAACCCATCGAACAATGAGGTGCTCCAACGACTGAATCATATCGCTGGTTTGCTAGAGAACTTCAAATCTGAGGGCTCCACCAGCTCGACCCGTTCACTCAAAGAAGGATTTTTTGAGTTGGCCATGCAGAACCCTAGCCCCGTAGCTGATTCATTGCTGGGCAGCCATCCACCTAGCACCAGCACTGGTAGTGTCGATGACCGGGGAGCCGATAATGATCCCCGAGTCCTTTACATGGCTAGCTCCGGTGAGAACATGCTCCGATGGCCCATCTTCAACAAGGTCATCACCGAAGCCGAAAAGCATATCCGATCCTTCCTACTCGACTCACTGGATAACCAGCCCCACAGTATGCAGGCACCGCGACAGGTGGGAATCGGAAGCTTTGTCGATGAGATCCCTAGACTTTGCAGAAAGTACTTCCTACTATGTCACCGAAGAAACCCGATTGTCGATTTAGACAGTCTAGACCGCTATGCCAAGGAGGTCACCGTCCAGGGTCTTGGATGGGATGGACCCTCGTGTCAAGTG TTGTTAGCGTGCGCCTTAGCTTCGTGCACATCATCGAAATTTGTTCCGCTGGCGGAGGACATGCCAGCGAATCTCGATGGACTTCAAGCTCCACCCATGTCAGACGCCAATCTCGATTTGGCTGAGACATATTTTCACGCAGCAAAGcagagatttggcttcttgcaCACCTCCCCGACAGACATACAGTGCTTCCTTCTTGCTGGAAGCTACCATAGACATGTCATACGTCCTCTACAAGCTTGGTTCTGCTACCAGCAAGCATCTTGCAGATTAGAGGTTCGTTTGCGGTCGCTGTGTAGAGAGCAATGGACTGCTGATGATAACTACCATAACCTGGAGTCGAGACTGTATTGGTCATGTATCCAAGCGGAACA TGAGATGCAAAGCGAACTCCCTCTCTGGAGCAGTGGTCTAGAAAGCCTAGGTTATTCAGATCCATTCCCCAAATTCTCTCGCAGATCTCCTTCATCATTTGATCAAAtggaggaggatcaagattTCGCAGTCAGGCCAGGCTTGGAACTGGATGGcaccgaagaagaaaaaggctGGAAATTCTACATCGGGTCTATCTGTAACCGCCGGACCACTAATGACATAGTGTCTGATATGTGGCGTCAAGGCGAAAAGGGCTGGACCAAAGATATCCCCGATCTCCTCAGAAAAACAATGGACGCGGAGCGTGTTGTAACATCATG GTACCAAATCTCGCTAGGGGGAATCCAGTCCGCAAAAGACAACCCAGACCTGAGATTCTTCTTCCGTGGTCGGTACCACATGGCACTGGAGAGGATCTACCGACCAGCGTTCTACCTCGCGATGCACTTCCAGGGGATGCCTACATTCATCAAAAAGAACAACCCAATATGGGCAGAAGTGTTCCACCTGGCACAAAGGGCCATTGAAAACTGCGTCACGCTAATCCCAAGCTACTGGTACCAGTTCCGACACGAATGGATCTGGAATGTGGTGCGTGCCAGCTTCGCCTGTGCTGTACACATCCTCGGGGCTGTTTTATATCAGCTCGAGGCATCTCGGGACCCTA TTAAGTATACAACGGGTTGTCCTCCGAAGATCCGCCCCACCACAACTTTTTCCTCTTCACTTCAGCACTTCAGCACTTCATCCCATTCCACCTCTCAACGTCTCCTCTCCAACTTTCTCACCATGGAAGAATACAAACCCCCACCTCTCCCCTCTCCCTTCAACCATACCACTCCACCACCAACCCTCCTCACCCAAGGCGCTGAAGCCCACCTCTACAAAACAATCTCTCTCAACCCCTCCATCCCCGCCGCGCTCAAGATCCGCCCATCAAAACCCTACCGCCACCCAATTCTCGACCGCCGACTCACCCGCTCACGGATAACCTCGGAAGCACGATGCCTGGCGAAACTTGTACGGGACGGTGTGAGCGTTCCAGCCCTTCTAGCCCTGGATTGGGAGGGACACGGCGGCTTAGAAGGTGGGTGGGGCGGCGCCTGGTTGATGATGGAATGGATTGACGGGCCGGTGGTGCGGGTAGTTCTGGAGCAGTGGGAAGCATGGATGAAGCAGAATCAAGGCTCGCTAGATGAGTCACAGATCGAAAACGAAGAGGCGCGTGTGCGCGGCTTGCTGAGAAAAATGGGCGCTGCTATTGGTGTCTTGCACAAGGCTGGTGTTGTGCACGGAGATTTGACCACCAGTAACTTAATGCTGCGGCAATCTGCGGATGCAAGTGATGCTGTCGATGGCGCCGGCTCGCCCTCTATGGAGGGGGATGTTGTGTTGATTGATTTCGGTCTTGCGTCGCAGAGTAATCAGGATGAGGACCGGGCGGTTGATTTGTATGTGTTGGAGCGGGCGATTGGAAGCACGCATCCGCGCTCAGAGCCTATGTTCGATGCGCTTATTTCAGGTTACCGGGATAGCTACAAGGGTGCTCTTTCTGCGCTGAAGAGGCTTGAGGATGTGCGCATGAGAGGGCGGAAGAGGAGCATGCTTGGTTAA
- a CDS encoding Translation elongation factor EFG/EF2, archaeal: protein MRGCLQLGRWLSAAPRCQAASLRPPTVFSSYSYKRSFSATTISYGRSKTTPIKLDISLEKRIAAIPIERFRNFCIVAHVDHGKSTLSDRLLELTGTIEVGTNKQVLDKLDVERERGITVKAQTCTMIYNHKGEDYLLHLVDTPGHVDFRAEVSRSYASCGGAILLVDASQGVQAQTVANFYLAFAQGLELIPILNKVDLPSSDPERALEQIRNTFEIDTENAVMVSAKTGLNVPAVLPTVVEKIPAPIGDSKKPLRMLLVDSWYDSYKGVILLVRVFDGEVRAGQQLISFATGLKYFVGEVGIMYPTETAQTVLRAGQVGYIYFNPGMKRSKEAKIGDTFTTVGYEKTVEPLPGFEEPKSMVFVAVYPVNADLFEHLEDSINQLVLNDRSITVQKESSEALGAGFRMGFLGTLHCSVFEDRLRQEHGASIIITPPSVPVKVVWKDGTEEIITNPAKFPDDDSVRLKVAEVQEPYVLVTLTFPEEYLGKVIELCEANRGEQQSIEYFTATQVIMKYELPLAHLVDDFFGKLKGGTKGYASLDYEESAWRAGNIVRLQLLVNREPVDAVTRIMHSSQVSRQGRIWVTKFKEHVDRQLFEIIIQAAVGKKIIARETIKPYRKDVLAKLHASDVSRRRKLLEKQKEGRKRLRAVGNVVIEHKAFQAFLAK, encoded by the exons ATGCGAGGATGTCTGCAGTTAGGCCGATGGCTGAGCGCAGCGCCGAGATGCCAGGCCGCGAGCCTCCGACCGCCAACTGTCTTTTCTTCGTATAGTTATAAACGGAGTTTCTCTGCTACTACAATTTCCTATGGACGCTCAAAAACCACGCCGATAAAACTTGATATCAGCCTCGAGAAGAGAATCGCCGCCATCCCAATCGAACGTTTTCGCAATTTCTGCATCGTTGCACACGTTGATCACGGCAAGAGCACGCTTTCCGACCGATTGCTCGAATTGACCGGCACTATTGAAGTGGGCACGAACAAGCAAGTTTTGGACAAACTCGACGTCGAGCGAGAGCGAGGAATTACGGTCAAAGCTCAGACGTGTACCATGATCTATAACCATAAAGGCGAGGATTATTTGTTACATTTGGTCGATACGCCTGGCCATGTGGACTTCCGTGCTGAAGTTTCGCGGAGTTATGCCAGTTGCGGTGGAGCCATTCTCTTGGTTGACGCCAGTCAGGGCGTTCAGGCGCAGACAGTCGCCAATTTCTACTTGGCCTTTGCGCAAGGCCTCGAGTTGATTCCCATTCTCAACAAGGTTGATCTCCCCTCGTCGGATCCAGAGCGGGCTCTGGAGCAGATAAGAAACACATTCGAGATTGATACAGAAAACGCGGTGATGGTCTCGGCAAAGACTGGATTGAACGTTCCGGCTGTGCTACCGACGGTGGTGGAGAAGATCCCTGC ACCTATCGGCGATTCGAAAAAACCACTTCGTATGCTCCTCGTGGATTCCTGGTACGACTCCTACAAGGGCGTGATCTTGTTGGTCCGTGTTTTCGATGGCGAGGTGCGTGCAGGTCAGCAGCTTATATCCTTTGCTACCGGTCTCAAATATTTCGTCGGTGAAGTCGGCATCATGTATCCAACCGAGACAGCACAAACCGTTCTCCGTGCAGGTCAGGTTGGGTACATCTACTTCAACCCTGGCATGAAGCGGAGTAAGGAGGCCAAAATCGGCGATACCTTCACAACAGTCGGTTATGAAAAGACCGTCGAGCCTTTGCCTGGATTCGAAGAGCCAAAATCGATGGTCTTCGTGGCTGTATACCCAGTGAATGCGGATCTCTTCGAGCATCTAGAGGACAGCATCAACCAGCTGGTTCTAAACGATCGAAGCATCACAGTACAGAAAGAATCCTCTGAGGCCCTAGGCGCCGGTTTCCGCATGGGCTTCTTGGGAACCCTTCACTGCTCCGTGTTTGAAGACCGCCTACGACAGGAGCATGGCGCCAGTATCATCATTACACCACCCTCCGTCCCAGTCAAGGTCGTGTGGAAAGATGGCACCGAAGAGATTATCACCAATCCCGCCAAATTTCCCGATGACGATAGCGTACGGCTCAAAGTTGCCGAGGTTCAAGAGCCATATGTTTTGGTCACTTTGACTTTCCCAGAAGAGTACCTAGGAAAGGTAATTGAGCTCTGCGAGGCCAACCGTGGTGAGCAGCAAAGCATTGAATACTTTACAGCGACTCAGGTCATTATGAAGTACGAGCTGCCTCTGGCCCATTTAGTTGATGATTTCTTTGGAAAATTGAAAGGAggcaccaaaggttatgcCAGCCTGGACTATGAAGAATCTGCATGGAGAGCTGGCAATATTGTCAGGCTACAACTCTTGGTGAATAGGGAGCCAGTGGACGCTGTGACGCGAATTATGCACTCTAGCCAGGTGAGCCGGCAAGGCAGAATTTGGGTAACCAAGTTCAAAGAGCATGTTGACCGGCAGCTTTTCGAGATTATCATCCAGGCTGCCGTCGGTAAGAAAATCATCGCTCGTGAGACTATCAAGCCTTACCGAAAAGATGTGCTGGCAAAATTGCATGCTAGTGATGTAAGTCGGCGACGAAAGCTGCTTGAAAAGCAGAAGGAAGGCCGCAAGAGGTTGCGAGCAGTTGGAAATGTGGTGATTGAGCACAAAGCTTTCCAGGCATTCCTGGCTAAATAG
- a CDS encoding Gamma-cysteine synthetase regulatory subunit, putative, whose translation MKLILSSSNIMQAGRQSVIRQPLTQKSNVELINSLRSNFLASQQTETSPANGTDTNGHSVVSHPPSWTLQTEDGLYIPAIDFSQPGLSEERDQYDITVKLFYLPGIPVSRRCAHTREAIDLVLKELHVKSIDLLIVSFPGILFDADDDSEEEDNELNNGEPVDFDGLVQTWQVLESLHEQGVIAQLGVAEFGSERLARFLSHTKVKPSVDQINLKDCCVVPKHLILYAKQEKIQLLTHNDCDDILPVGTTRELLGPVEKSGAGVLASSPEANDGIQGDIEPQWVVKYTAVVKDRGVVENKGYFASADVGHSLKDQS comes from the exons ATGAAGTTGATTTTATCCAGTTC GAATATTATGCAAGCTGGACGGCAATCCGTCATTCGCCAGCCTCTGACCCAGAAATCAAACGTGGAGCTTATCAACTCACTTCGGTCGAACTTCCTTGCCTCGCAACAGACCGAAACCTCACCGGCCAACGGCACCGACACAAATGGTCACTCAGTCGTATCGCATCCACCCTCATGGACCCTACAGACCGAAGATGGTCTCTACATTCCTGCAATCGACTTCTCACAGCCTGGCCTGTCAGAGGAGCGCGATCAATACGATATCACAGTGAAACTATTCTACCTACCGGGAATCCCGGTATCAAGGCGATGCGCACACACCAGGGAGGCCATTGATCTGGTATTGAAGGAACTACACGTCAAGTCTATCGACCTACTGATCGTCTCGTTCCCGGGGATCCTGTTCGATGCGGACGATGacagcgaagaagaagataacGAACTGAACAACGGTGAACCAGTCGACTTCGACGGCTTGGTGCAGACATGGCAGGTGTTGGAGTCGCTGCACGAGCAGGGCGTCATCGCCCAATTGGGAGTCGCTGAGTTTGGCAGCGAACGTTTGGCCCGTTTCCTGTCGCATACCAAGGTCAAGCCCTCAGTCGATCAAATCAATCTTAAGGATTGCTGTGTCGTTCCTAAACATTTGATTCTCTATGCGAAACAAGAGAAGATTCAACTTCTCACCCATAACGATTGCGATGATATTCTTCCCGTCGGCACGACGCGGGAACTGCTCGGTCCCGTGGAGAAGAGTGGTGCGGGAGTCTTGGCTTCATCTCCCGAAGCCAATGACGGCATTCAGGGAGATATCGAGCCGCAGTGGGTGGTTAAGTACACGGCAGTCGTCAAGGATCGCGGAGTAGTCGAGAACAAAGGGTATTTTGCGTCCGCTGATGTCGGTCACAGTCTCAAGGACCAGTCTTga